One segment of bacterium DNA contains the following:
- the rseP gene encoding RIP metalloprotease RseP encodes MLVTILVTVFVLGICIFVHELGHFLAAKAVGVQVLRFSIGLGKPLLAVRRGETEYALSAIPFGGYVKMTGEDPVEALEGAAEDEKQLEEETGITIDPARRFSAKSLPARVLVIVAGPLMNMVLAAVIYICTLYFSGAQTYGTTVIAEIANPSSLPGLEQIEPFSRVTRVDGKEVTNWNELMEAIDGSKGPAVKFDLESPAGGTDYSASVSTPADSLRGRLASALQPMIEPEVGGTVPGKPAAAAGLQRGDRIVSIDGVPVKSWQEMTRIIHNSPGVTLSIEVRREGEAQPLSYSITPEKSRLPGGEGDQLKEVGLIGIRPPSPGVRIDMTLGRAVVGGASNTAYATVYIVRSLTGLVGGLVRREIPVREARDFLGGPVIIGQMAGESARSGELWAFIAILSINLGLLNLLPIPVLDGGHLLFLAIEAVRFGRPLSAKQRMRLIQVGLVIVLALMVFATANDIGRVLGL; translated from the coding sequence ATGCTGGTTACGATACTTGTCACCGTGTTCGTGCTGGGGATCTGCATCTTTGTCCACGAGCTGGGCCATTTCCTGGCGGCCAAGGCCGTGGGCGTGCAGGTGCTGCGCTTCTCCATCGGCCTGGGCAAGCCCCTCCTGGCCGTGCGCCGCGGCGAGACCGAGTACGCCCTGAGCGCCATCCCGTTCGGCGGCTATGTCAAGATGACTGGGGAGGACCCGGTGGAGGCCCTGGAGGGCGCGGCAGAGGACGAGAAGCAGCTCGAGGAGGAGACCGGGATCACCATCGACCCGGCGCGGCGTTTCAGCGCCAAGAGCCTTCCCGCCCGTGTCCTGGTCATCGTGGCCGGCCCGCTGATGAACATGGTCCTGGCCGCGGTCATCTATATCTGCACCCTGTATTTTTCGGGCGCCCAGACCTACGGCACCACGGTCATCGCCGAGATCGCAAACCCCTCCTCCCTGCCCGGGCTGGAACAGATCGAGCCGTTCAGCCGGGTGACACGGGTGGATGGTAAAGAGGTGACCAACTGGAACGAGCTGATGGAGGCCATCGACGGGTCGAAAGGCCCGGCGGTGAAATTCGACCTGGAGAGCCCCGCCGGAGGGACAGACTATTCGGCCTCGGTCAGCACTCCGGCCGACAGCCTGCGCGGGCGGCTTGCGTCAGCGCTCCAGCCGATGATCGAGCCGGAGGTGGGCGGCACCGTGCCGGGTAAGCCGGCGGCCGCGGCCGGCCTGCAGCGTGGGGACCGGATCGTCAGCATTGACGGGGTCCCGGTGAAAAGCTGGCAGGAGATGACCCGCATCATCCACAACAGCCCCGGCGTGACGCTGAGCATCGAGGTGCGGCGCGAGGGCGAGGCCCAGCCGCTGAGCTACAGCATCACCCCCGAAAAGAGCCGTCTGCCCGGAGGCGAGGGCGACCAGCTTAAGGAGGTCGGGCTGATCGGCATCCGTCCCCCCTCGCCCGGGGTGCGAATCGACATGACCCTGGGACGGGCCGTGGTCGGCGGGGCCAGCAACACGGCTTACGCCACGGTCTACATCGTACGCAGCCTGACCGGGTTGGTGGGCGGCCTGGTCCGCCGCGAGATACCGGTGCGCGAGGCGCGTGATTTCCTGGGCGGGCCGGTGATCATCGGCCAGATGGCTGGCGAGTCGGCCCGCTCCGGCGAGCTGTGGGCCTTCATCGCCATCCTGAGCATCAACCTCGGCCTGCTGAACCTTCTGCCCATCCCGGTGCTGGATGGCGGCCACCTGCTGTTCCTGGCCATCGAGGCCGTACGTTTCGGCCGTCCGCTGTCGGCCAAGCAGCGCATGCGGCTGATCCAGGTGGGGCTGGTGATCGTGCTGGCGCTGATGGTGTTCGCCACGGCCAACGACATCGGCCGGGTGCTGGGGCTGTAG